The following proteins are co-located in the Labrys monachus genome:
- a CDS encoding cyclase family protein, translating into MAQRIVDLSLAIEDNMPAHKLFQRPVITKHLSHESTKSFGLGVPGDAMTFQTNFIAMLDHVGTHVDAFRHVKEDGAPIDEMPLDMFMGKAVCFDLRHIPDLGDIEASDMEEAEKKAGVTVDGHIVLLCTGFHNRNYPSIDSVWKNPLLTVAATKWLHERGSRMHGVEGPSTDKPTDNIFAQHRLCRDLGISHWEWLVNLEELLGKGEFQFFGVPLKFKGGSGSPVRAFAILPN; encoded by the coding sequence ATGGCCCAGCGCATCGTCGATCTCAGCCTCGCCATCGAAGACAACATGCCGGCGCACAAGCTCTTCCAGCGCCCGGTGATCACCAAGCATCTGAGCCATGAGAGCACCAAATCCTTCGGCCTCGGCGTTCCCGGCGACGCCATGACGTTCCAGACCAATTTCATCGCCATGCTCGACCATGTCGGCACCCATGTCGATGCCTTCCGGCATGTGAAGGAGGACGGAGCGCCCATCGACGAGATGCCGCTCGACATGTTCATGGGCAAGGCCGTCTGCTTCGACCTGCGCCACATTCCCGATCTCGGCGACATCGAGGCCTCCGACATGGAGGAGGCCGAGAAGAAGGCGGGCGTGACGGTCGACGGCCATATCGTGCTGCTGTGCACCGGCTTCCACAACCGCAACTATCCGAGCATCGATTCGGTGTGGAAGAACCCGCTGCTGACGGTGGCGGCGACGAAATGGCTGCATGAGCGCGGCTCGCGCATGCATGGCGTCGAAGGCCCCTCGACCGACAAGCCGACCGACAACATCTTCGCGCAGCACCGGCTCTGCCGCGATCTCGGCATCAGCCATTGGGAATGGCTGGTGAACCTGGAAGAGCTCCTCGGCAAGGGCGAGTTCCAGTTCTTCGGCGTGCCGCTGAAGTTCAAGGGCGGTTCCGGCTCGCCGGTGCGCGCCTTCGCCATCCTGCCGAACTGA